One window of Stenotrophomonas indicatrix genomic DNA carries:
- a CDS encoding TetR/AcrR family transcriptional regulator has translation MSTSTSAALDAGRGPAEHDVRTQIIEAATTHFSHYGYDKTTVSDLAKAIGFSKAYVYKFFSSKQAIGEVICANCLSQIESEVLQALQGVQAPAERLRLLFTVIVEAGLRLFLQDRRLYEIAVAAATDQWPSAQAYEGRIRQLVEDIIRDGRASGAFESTTPLEDTSRAVYQALLPYLNPVTLPHVAPLHEEAPSALQELVLRSLESRPL, from the coding sequence ATGTCTACTTCAACCTCTGCAGCACTCGACGCCGGGCGCGGCCCCGCCGAGCACGACGTGCGCACCCAGATCATCGAGGCTGCCACCACGCATTTCAGCCACTACGGCTATGACAAGACCACCGTGTCCGACTTGGCCAAGGCCATCGGCTTCTCGAAGGCCTACGTCTACAAGTTCTTTTCCTCCAAGCAGGCCATTGGCGAGGTGATCTGCGCCAATTGCCTCAGTCAGATCGAAAGCGAGGTACTTCAGGCCCTGCAGGGCGTGCAAGCGCCTGCCGAGAGGCTGCGGTTGTTGTTCACCGTCATTGTGGAGGCCGGTCTTCGCCTGTTTCTGCAGGATCGGCGTCTGTATGAAATTGCCGTTGCGGCCGCGACGGATCAATGGCCATCCGCGCAGGCTTATGAAGGGCGCATCAGGCAGCTTGTTGAAGACATCATCAGGGATGGACGCGCTTCCGGGGCATTTGAGAGCACGACGCCGCTCGAGGACACCAGCCGTGCGGTCTACCAGGCCCTGCTTCCTTATCTGAATCCGGTGACGCTGCCGCACGTGGCGCCCCTGCACGAAGAAGCGCCCAGCGCCTTGCAGGAGCTGGTCCTTCGGAGCCTCGAGTCACGCCCTTTGTGA
- a CDS encoding outer membrane protein transport protein: protein MTTKPILALALLGALAGATGTAQAAAFQLKEKSAKGLGRAFAGSISAPGDASVIADNPAAMRLLDGRLFQADASVVNYTVDFKGEGRDALGRPLPGGDGGDAGDTSPIPALYFHTPLGEKAHLGLSLTAPFGFKTEYESDWVGRYSGIKTEIKSVDLGLSLSYDVNPYVSFGASVFVERVEAELHDAVDFGAVLAGARAPGFSPGSADGYTRIDAKDDALGFTLGGLFTPVEGTNIGIAYRSRVEHKLNDAEVRFGVPAAAAPLLAAARPGWFVDTKASTALNLPATLTGSISHQVNDRWTVMADVTRTAWSKFAEIRLDFHSAQPTRALDFSYRDTTFASIGTEYRYNQKLTLRAGIATDQSPVTDDIRDVRVPDSNRKWLSLGATYRASESAEYSVGYTHLFLDRPEVSVTSATGSSLQGKYDVGSDIVAFSAAYYF, encoded by the coding sequence ATGACCACAAAACCGATACTTGCGCTGGCCCTGCTTGGTGCATTGGCAGGCGCGACTGGCACTGCGCAGGCTGCTGCATTCCAGTTGAAGGAGAAAAGTGCAAAGGGCCTGGGCCGCGCCTTTGCGGGGTCGATCAGTGCGCCAGGCGACGCTTCGGTGATAGCGGACAATCCGGCTGCCATGCGTCTCCTCGATGGGCGGCTGTTTCAAGCCGATGCAAGTGTTGTGAACTACACCGTGGACTTCAAAGGCGAAGGCCGCGATGCCCTGGGACGTCCGCTCCCTGGAGGTGATGGTGGGGACGCGGGTGACACCAGCCCCATCCCTGCCCTTTATTTCCACACCCCATTGGGTGAGAAGGCCCACCTGGGGCTTTCATTGACGGCGCCATTTGGCTTCAAGACTGAGTACGAGAGCGACTGGGTCGGTCGCTACAGCGGGATCAAGACAGAGATCAAATCGGTTGACCTTGGTTTGTCGCTTTCTTACGACGTGAACCCCTATGTCTCCTTCGGCGCCTCTGTCTTTGTCGAGCGTGTGGAAGCTGAGCTTCATGATGCGGTCGATTTCGGCGCTGTGCTCGCCGGTGCACGGGCGCCCGGCTTTTCTCCGGGAAGCGCAGATGGCTATACGCGCATTGACGCCAAGGATGACGCGCTTGGCTTCACCCTCGGCGGGCTCTTCACCCCTGTAGAGGGAACCAATATCGGCATCGCATATCGGTCCAGGGTGGAACACAAGCTCAACGACGCGGAAGTACGCTTCGGGGTTCCAGCGGCCGCCGCACCATTGTTGGCAGCGGCGCGTCCTGGTTGGTTTGTCGACACCAAAGCAAGCACTGCGCTCAATCTTCCCGCCACGCTGACCGGCAGCATCAGCCACCAGGTCAATGACCGCTGGACGGTCATGGCCGATGTAACACGCACGGCGTGGTCCAAGTTCGCCGAAATCAGGCTGGACTTCCACTCCGCTCAGCCCACCCGGGCTCTGGACTTCAGCTACCGGGACACAACGTTTGCTTCCATCGGCACGGAGTATCGCTACAACCAGAAGCTAACGCTCCGCGCGGGTATCGCGACCGATCAGAGCCCTGTGACAGACGATATCCGTGATGTCCGCGTGCCAGACAGCAACCGCAAGTGGCTCTCCCTGGGCGCTACGTATCGAGCCTCTGAGTCGGCTGAGTACAGCGTCGGCTACACGCATCTCTTCCTGGACAGGCCGGAAGTGTCGGTGACCTCGGCTACGGGCAGCAGCCTGCAGGGCAAGTACGACGTCGGCTCAGACATCGTGGCTTTTTCAGCTGCCTACTACTTTTGA
- a CDS encoding cyclophilin-like fold protein produces MKIRLIIGDQTLSATLEDSVPAREFAAQLPITLQLEDYAATEKIAQLPHRLSIAGEPDGIAPVAGDIAFYAPWGNLAIFHRPFGYSKGLVLLGRIEGGLQALRAEGPLVVRLEVE; encoded by the coding sequence ATGAAGATCCGGCTGATCATCGGCGACCAGACGCTGTCGGCCACGTTGGAGGACAGCGTTCCCGCACGCGAGTTCGCCGCCCAGTTGCCGATTACCCTTCAGCTTGAGGACTATGCTGCTACAGAGAAGATTGCGCAGCTCCCGCACCGCCTCAGCATTGCCGGCGAACCGGACGGGATCGCGCCAGTGGCCGGCGATATCGCCTTCTACGCGCCGTGGGGGAATCTGGCGATCTTCCACAGACCGTTCGGCTACTCGAAGGGGCTGGTGCTGCTGGGACGTATCGAGGGAGGTCTGCAGGCCCTTCGTGCCGAGGGGCCGCTGGTGGTTCGCTTGGAAGTCGAGTAG
- a CDS encoding MFS transporter, producing MFALIASEFMPVSLLTPLAADLGVSEGLAGYGIAISGAFAVLTSLAISRLAGSINRKTVLLTLTALMAISGVVVALAPSYPVYMMGRALIGVVIGGFWSLSAATAMRLVPAAQVPRALAIFNGGNALATVVAAPLGSYLGGVIGWRGAFLCLLPVAAIALAWQWRCLPSMAAEGRPSHGGLLVLLRRRLVMLGMAACGFFFMGQFALFTYVRPFLEKVTGAGESAVPLVLLAIGASGFVGTLAIGAFIRRGLYRTLVAVPTLMAVIAAALVALGPQLWPTAALFSVWGLLATAAPVGWWSWLARTSTHNAEAGGGLMVAVVQCSIALGSSLGGLLLDSVGFAGTFLAGAGLLLLAALLAHVTAADAASASGSAVTAEARG from the coding sequence GTGTTCGCACTGATCGCCTCTGAGTTCATGCCGGTGAGCCTGCTCACGCCCTTGGCGGCTGACCTCGGTGTGTCCGAAGGGCTGGCCGGGTATGGAATTGCCATCTCTGGTGCTTTCGCAGTGCTGACCAGCCTGGCGATCTCCCGGTTGGCCGGAAGCATCAACCGGAAGACAGTGCTGCTGACGCTCACCGCATTGATGGCGATATCCGGCGTGGTGGTGGCGTTGGCTCCCAGCTACCCGGTCTACATGATGGGCCGGGCACTGATCGGCGTGGTGATCGGCGGCTTCTGGTCGTTGTCTGCGGCAACGGCCATGCGGCTGGTACCTGCAGCGCAGGTGCCGCGGGCATTGGCCATCTTCAACGGTGGCAACGCGCTGGCGACGGTAGTGGCTGCACCCTTGGGCAGTTACCTTGGCGGCGTGATCGGATGGCGTGGGGCGTTCCTGTGCCTTCTGCCTGTGGCCGCCATCGCGCTGGCATGGCAGTGGCGGTGTCTTCCTTCCATGGCCGCAGAAGGAAGGCCTTCCCACGGCGGGCTGCTGGTCCTGTTGCGGCGGCGGCTGGTGATGCTGGGCATGGCGGCGTGCGGCTTCTTCTTCATGGGGCAGTTTGCCTTGTTCACCTATGTCCGCCCGTTCCTGGAAAAGGTCACGGGTGCAGGGGAATCCGCGGTTCCGCTGGTGCTGCTGGCCATTGGTGCAAGCGGCTTTGTGGGCACGCTCGCGATCGGGGCATTCATCAGGCGTGGTCTCTATCGCACACTGGTGGCCGTCCCGACCCTGATGGCAGTGATTGCCGCAGCGCTCGTGGCGCTGGGTCCTCAGCTCTGGCCGACGGCCGCACTGTTTTCGGTATGGGGCCTGCTGGCCACGGCTGCGCCGGTGGGTTGGTGGAGCTGGCTGGCACGCACGTCCACCCACAACGCTGAAGCGGGCGGCGGGCTGATGGTAGCGGTGGTGCAGTGCTCGATCGCGCTGGGTTCCAGCCTTGGCGGCCTGCTGCTGGACAGTGTTGGTTTCGCCGGTACATTCCTGGCCGGTGCTGGCCTGCTGTTGCTCGCGGCGTTGCTTGCCCATGTCACAGCCGCCGATGCTGCGTCCGCGTCCGGCTCGGCAGTCACCGCAGAGGCGCGAGGCTGA
- a CDS encoding alpha/beta hydrolase, with translation MKPTTLLLALIASHFVPQSAVAAEAPVAARTAGADNFYRSASVKGERVSFRNQYQMEVAGTLYRPQDQVRGGRAPAVVVGHPMGAVKEQSSQLYAQKLAEQGFVTLAIDLSFWGESAGTPRHLVSPEIYSDDISAAVDFLSTQSFVDPERIGGLGICGSGSFVISAAKIDPRIKAIATVSMYDMGAAVRQGLNNTQSLQQRREMIKAATDQRLVEFKGGPAVHVPGTVNTLEADTSDVQREFFDFYRTPRGAYAAEGERAELTTQPLFSSLVKFVNFYPFNDIETISPRPMLFISGDHAHSREFSEDAYRRAGHPKELYWVKDAGHVDLYDRTDLIPFARLATFFQQGLAGK, from the coding sequence ATGAAACCCACCACGCTGCTGCTGGCACTGATCGCCAGCCATTTCGTTCCGCAGTCGGCCGTGGCCGCCGAGGCACCGGTCGCCGCAAGAACCGCCGGCGCCGACAATTTCTACAGAAGCGCCAGCGTAAAAGGCGAGCGGGTCAGCTTCCGCAACCAGTACCAGATGGAGGTGGCGGGCACGCTGTACCGTCCTCAGGACCAGGTGCGGGGTGGCCGCGCGCCAGCCGTGGTGGTCGGTCATCCGATGGGCGCAGTGAAGGAGCAGAGTTCACAGCTGTACGCGCAGAAGCTGGCTGAGCAGGGCTTCGTTACGCTGGCGATCGACCTGTCCTTCTGGGGTGAAAGCGCCGGTACGCCTCGGCACCTGGTGTCGCCGGAAATCTATTCGGATGACATCAGCGCGGCGGTGGACTTCCTGAGCACGCAGTCGTTCGTGGACCCGGAACGAATTGGCGGCTTGGGTATCTGTGGCAGTGGCAGTTTCGTGATCAGCGCTGCGAAGATCGATCCACGCATCAAGGCAATCGCGACGGTCAGCATGTATGACATGGGCGCCGCTGTGCGCCAGGGGTTGAACAACACGCAGTCGCTTCAACAGCGCAGAGAGATGATCAAGGCCGCAACGGATCAGCGCCTGGTTGAGTTCAAGGGTGGGCCGGCAGTCCATGTGCCTGGCACAGTGAACACACTCGAGGCCGATACGTCCGACGTGCAGCGTGAGTTCTTCGATTTCTACCGCACGCCGCGCGGCGCTTACGCGGCCGAAGGCGAGCGGGCCGAACTGACCACCCAGCCACTGTTCAGCAGTCTGGTCAAGTTCGTCAATTTTTATCCTTTCAACGATATCGAGACCATCTCGCCACGGCCGATGTTGTTCATCTCGGGCGACCACGCACACTCGCGTGAGTTCAGCGAGGATGCGTACCGCAGGGCAGGGCATCCAAAGGAACTCTACTGGGTGAAAGATGCCGGTCATGTAGACCTGTATGACCGCACCGACCTGATTCCCTTCGCCAGGTTGGCGACGTTCTTCCAGCAAGGCCTGGCTGGGAAATGA
- a CDS encoding LysR family transcriptional regulator produces the protein MSSVKTNDLQAFLVVAQEQSFTKAAVRLGVTPSALSHSMRLLEERLGIRLLARTTRNVSPTEAGERLMRSIAPHFEAISASVEALGDLRDRPAGTLRISCTDDSMETIIRPRLAGFLAEYPDITLEFYVDYGFTNVVEQRFDAGIRLGEALSKDMIAVRVGPDWRLVVVGSPDYFQKHAKPRKPADITHHRCVHIRHRPNGAIYAWEFEEKGKEFTVRGDGPLVFNSMIHVINAALDGLGLAYVPEPMVADHIAEGRLVAVLDKWCVPFPGYHLYYPNRRQPSPAFSALVAWLKRDA, from the coding sequence ATGAGCAGTGTGAAGACCAACGACCTGCAAGCTTTCCTGGTTGTGGCACAGGAGCAGAGCTTCACCAAGGCGGCTGTTCGCCTGGGGGTGACACCCTCGGCGCTCAGCCATTCCATGCGGCTGCTGGAGGAGCGCCTGGGCATCCGCCTGCTGGCCCGGACCACGCGGAACGTCTCCCCGACCGAGGCGGGCGAGCGCCTGATGCGCTCCATCGCACCGCACTTCGAGGCCATCAGCGCCAGTGTCGAGGCATTGGGGGATCTGCGCGATCGCCCGGCCGGAACCCTGCGGATCTCCTGCACGGACGATTCGATGGAGACCATCATCCGCCCTCGCCTTGCCGGGTTCCTCGCCGAGTATCCGGACATCACACTGGAGTTCTACGTCGATTACGGCTTCACCAATGTGGTGGAACAGCGCTTCGACGCCGGTATCCGGCTGGGTGAGGCGCTCAGCAAGGACATGATCGCGGTCAGGGTCGGACCGGATTGGCGCCTGGTGGTGGTTGGATCTCCCGACTACTTCCAGAAGCATGCCAAGCCAAGGAAGCCCGCCGATATCACGCACCATCGCTGCGTACACATCCGGCATCGCCCGAATGGCGCCATCTACGCGTGGGAGTTCGAGGAGAAAGGCAAGGAGTTCACCGTGCGCGGCGACGGGCCACTGGTGTTCAACAGCATGATCCACGTGATCAATGCCGCACTGGACGGCCTGGGCCTGGCGTACGTGCCTGAGCCGATGGTGGCCGATCACATTGCCGAGGGGCGGCTGGTTGCCGTGCTGGACAAGTGGTGCGTGCCCTTCCCCGGCTATCACCTGTACTACCCGAACCGCCGGCAGCCCTCGCCGGCATTTTCGGCGCTGGTGGCCTGGCTGAAGCGGGACGCTTAA
- a CDS encoding TetR/AcrR family transcriptional regulator, with product MKVTKAQAQANRAHIVETASTLFRERGYDGVGVADLMAAAGFTHGGFYKHFASKTDLMAEASICGLAQSADAAAGMDLADFLGYYISREHRDDLGHGCTMAALSADAARQPATVKAAFAAGIEAQVGRPAGEDDPSGEHANPDARARRIALMAMAVGAVVLSRSCPDDSPLADEILDACRSAVLARLSGAPDP from the coding sequence ATGAAGGTCACCAAGGCACAAGCGCAGGCCAACCGGGCGCACATTGTCGAAACCGCATCCACGCTCTTCAGGGAGCGCGGCTACGACGGTGTGGGTGTTGCGGACCTGATGGCGGCTGCGGGATTTACTCACGGCGGCTTCTACAAGCATTTCGCTTCGAAGACCGACCTGATGGCCGAAGCCTCCATCTGCGGGCTGGCGCAATCTGCAGACGCTGCAGCGGGGATGGATCTCGCGGACTTTCTTGGCTACTACATTTCCCGGGAACATCGGGATGACCTCGGGCACGGCTGCACGATGGCCGCGTTGAGCGCGGACGCCGCGCGCCAGCCGGCCACGGTCAAGGCAGCCTTTGCCGCCGGCATTGAAGCCCAGGTGGGACGCCCTGCCGGCGAGGATGATCCGTCGGGCGAGCACGCCAACCCGGACGCGCGCGCGCGTCGGATAGCCCTGATGGCCATGGCCGTGGGCGCGGTGGTGCTGTCCAGGTCCTGTCCGGATGATTCGCCGCTGGCGGACGAAATCCTGGATGCGTGCCGGTCGGCTGTCCTGGCGCGCCTGTCGGGCGCCCCCGATCCCTGA
- a CDS encoding alkene reductase, which translates to MTTTTLFQPYPLGPLTLANRIVMAPLTRNRADAGLVPSRLAATYYAQRASAGLIITEATQISAQAQGYQDTPGLYTQDQIDGWRQVTDAVHARGGRIFVQLWHVGRISHVDLQPGNAAPVSASAIRAQTKTFVHNGFVDVSEPRALEIDELPAIVNDFRQAAANAIAAGFDGVEIHGANGYLLEQFIKDGANQRTDAYGGSVENRARLLLEVTAAVAEEIGADRTGVRISPVSPANAIATVSDPQPQYDYIVDQLSALGIVYLHVVEGATGGPRDVAPFDFDGLRRRFTGTYLANNGYDLELANAQLAAGKADLVAFGRAFISNPDLVERLKTGAPLNALNPATLYGGGAEGYTDYPELTDTAPQ; encoded by the coding sequence ATGACGACCACGACACTCTTCCAGCCCTACCCCCTTGGCCCGCTGACCCTGGCCAACCGCATCGTGATGGCGCCGCTGACGCGCAACCGCGCCGATGCCGGCCTGGTGCCCAGCCGGCTGGCCGCCACCTACTACGCCCAGCGCGCCTCGGCCGGCCTGATCATCACCGAGGCCACGCAGATCTCGGCCCAGGCCCAGGGCTACCAGGACACGCCGGGGCTTTACACGCAGGACCAGATCGACGGCTGGCGCCAAGTCACCGACGCCGTGCATGCCCGGGGCGGGCGCATCTTCGTGCAGCTGTGGCACGTGGGCCGCATCTCGCACGTGGACCTTCAGCCGGGTAACGCCGCGCCTGTCTCCGCTTCGGCCATTCGTGCGCAGACCAAGACCTTCGTGCACAACGGCTTTGTCGATGTGTCCGAACCGCGCGCATTGGAAATTGACGAGCTGCCGGCCATCGTCAACGACTTCCGCCAGGCCGCCGCCAATGCCATCGCCGCCGGCTTCGACGGGGTCGAAATCCACGGTGCGAACGGCTACCTGCTGGAACAGTTCATCAAGGACGGCGCCAACCAGCGCACCGACGCCTACGGCGGCTCGGTCGAGAACCGCGCGCGCCTGCTGCTGGAGGTCACCGCTGCCGTGGCCGAAGAGATCGGCGCGGATCGCACCGGCGTGCGCATCTCGCCGGTCTCGCCGGCCAATGCCATTGCCACGGTCAGCGACCCGCAGCCGCAGTACGACTACATCGTCGACCAGCTCAGCGCGCTGGGCATCGTTTACCTGCACGTGGTTGAAGGCGCTACGGGCGGCCCACGTGACGTGGCGCCCTTCGACTTCGATGGCCTGCGCCGGCGCTTCACCGGCACCTACCTGGCCAACAATGGCTACGACCTCGAACTGGCCAACGCGCAGCTTGCCGCTGGCAAGGCAGACCTGGTCGCGTTTGGCCGCGCCTTCATCAGCAATCCCGATCTGGTCGAGCGCCTGAAAACCGGCGCGCCGTTGAACGCGTTGAATCCGGCGACGTTGTACGGCGGCGGTGCGGAGGGCTACACCGACTACCCCGAATTGACCGATACGGCGCCGCAGTAA
- a CDS encoding SDR family NAD(P)-dependent oxidoreductase — protein sequence MSQLPTVLITGASSGIGTVYAERFARRGHDLVLVARDKARLQTLAARLRQDTGVSVDVVPADLTQRADLAAIETRLRDDARIGILINNAGIAQSGGFTAQSADNIEQLVVLNTLALTRLAAAVAPRLATAGEGAIVNIGSVVGLAPELGMSVYGATKAFALFLSQGLSLELSPKGVYVQAVLPAATRTEIWERAGIDINTLPEVMDVGELVDAALVGFDRREPVTIPPLHVAERWDTLDAARQGLLSDIRQAQAAERYRQ from the coding sequence ATGAGCCAGCTTCCCACCGTCCTCATCACCGGCGCCTCCAGCGGCATCGGCACCGTTTACGCCGAACGCTTCGCACGCCGCGGCCACGACCTGGTGCTGGTCGCCCGCGACAAAGCGCGACTGCAGACGCTGGCCGCGCGTCTGCGCCAGGACACCGGCGTTTCGGTTGACGTGGTACCCGCCGATCTTACCCAGCGTGCAGACCTGGCCGCCATTGAAACCCGCCTGCGTGACGATGCCCGTATCGGCATCCTGATCAACAACGCAGGCATCGCCCAGTCCGGTGGCTTCACCGCGCAATCGGCCGACAACATCGAACAGCTGGTGGTGCTGAACACCCTCGCGCTGACGCGCTTGGCCGCGGCCGTCGCACCGCGACTGGCCACCGCCGGCGAAGGCGCGATCGTAAACATCGGCTCGGTAGTCGGCCTGGCACCGGAACTTGGCATGTCGGTCTACGGCGCTACCAAGGCCTTCGCCCTGTTCCTGTCGCAGGGCCTCAGCCTGGAACTGTCGCCCAAGGGTGTCTACGTGCAGGCCGTCCTGCCGGCGGCCACGCGCACCGAGATCTGGGAGCGCGCCGGCATCGACATCAACACGCTGCCCGAAGTGATGGACGTTGGCGAGCTGGTCGATGCGGCTCTGGTCGGCTTTGATCGCCGCGAACCGGTGACCATTCCGCCGCTGCATGTGGCCGAACGCTGGGACACGCTGGACGCAGCGCGCCAGGGCCTGCTCTCGGACATCCGGCAGGCGCAGGCTGCAGAGCGCTATCGCCAATGA
- a CDS encoding NADP-dependent oxidoreductase, translating into MKAFLIDRYGKKETGHIDDVPTPALRDDDVLIRVHAASVNALDPKIRRGEFKVILPYRLPLILGNDLAGTVERVGAGVSWFKPGDEVYARPDDDRIGTFAEFIAVSAASVALKPHNLTMVEAASLPLVALTAWQALVETAQLKPGQRVFIQAGSGGVGTVAIQLAKHLGAFVATTTSTANVAWVKELGADVVIDYKQQDFASELRDYDVVLNSLGKDELERSLQILKPGGHLISISGPPTPAFAIARGLAWPLKQVLRLLSHGIRSKAKQKGVSYTFVFMRADGKQLSEITSLAESGAIRPVIDRVFPFQDTQGALAHVESGRAKGKVVVELP; encoded by the coding sequence ATGAAAGCCTTCCTCATCGACCGGTATGGCAAGAAGGAAACGGGCCACATCGATGACGTGCCAACGCCAGCGCTGCGCGATGACGATGTACTCATCCGCGTGCACGCGGCCAGCGTCAACGCGCTGGACCCCAAGATCCGGCGTGGCGAATTCAAGGTGATCCTGCCGTATCGCCTGCCGCTGATTCTGGGCAACGACCTGGCCGGTACGGTGGAGCGTGTAGGCGCGGGGGTTTCCTGGTTCAAACCGGGCGATGAGGTGTATGCGCGCCCCGACGATGATCGCATCGGCACGTTCGCCGAGTTCATCGCCGTCAGCGCCGCATCCGTGGCACTCAAACCCCACAACCTCACCATGGTGGAGGCCGCCTCGCTGCCGCTGGTCGCGCTCACCGCATGGCAGGCGCTTGTGGAAACCGCGCAACTGAAGCCAGGACAGAGGGTCTTCATCCAAGCCGGATCCGGCGGCGTCGGCACCGTGGCCATCCAACTGGCCAAACATCTGGGAGCCTTCGTGGCGACCACGACCAGCACGGCCAACGTCGCGTGGGTGAAGGAGCTGGGCGCGGATGTCGTCATCGATTACAAGCAGCAGGACTTCGCCTCGGAACTCCGTGACTACGATGTGGTGCTCAACAGCCTGGGCAAGGACGAACTGGAGCGCTCGCTGCAGATCCTCAAGCCGGGCGGCCATCTCATCTCCATCTCCGGGCCACCGACGCCGGCGTTTGCCATCGCGCGCGGGCTCGCCTGGCCGCTCAAGCAGGTCCTGCGCCTGCTCAGCCATGGCATCCGCAGCAAAGCCAAGCAGAAGGGCGTGTCGTACACCTTCGTGTTCATGCGGGCCGACGGAAAGCAGTTGAGCGAGATCACGTCGCTGGCCGAGTCCGGTGCAATCCGTCCGGTCATTGACCGGGTATTTCCGTTCCAGGACACCCAGGGTGCGCTGGCCCATGTGGAGAGCGGCCGAGCCAAGGGCAAGGTTGTTGTCGAGCTGCCGTAG
- a CDS encoding trypsin-like serine protease — MNRWLILLFAALPLAAGAVVIRDDVDDARYRIEGSAFPALADMPGEGHGVLIAPRWVVTAAHATPMEGMGATITINGSAYGVERVFLHPGYRSMPEALGREALATGNPSGIHAFLAASDDIALIRLATPVDGVRPVALYRGAAEVTQVVALIGKGATGNGAAGQWPDGPHRTSLRRAYNAVTGGNERYIWYRFDPPPHGLPLEGVLGSGDSGGPLVVNDHGTWQLVGLGSWITAVPEHALEAGFYGQMVHNVRVSRYVDWIESVLGSIDDTPR, encoded by the coding sequence ATGAACCGCTGGCTCATTCTGCTGTTTGCCGCACTCCCGCTCGCCGCCGGGGCGGTCGTCATTCGTGATGATGTTGACGATGCCAGGTATCGGATCGAAGGGTCCGCGTTTCCGGCATTGGCGGACATGCCCGGCGAGGGCCATGGCGTGCTCATCGCCCCACGCTGGGTGGTGACCGCGGCGCATGCCACTCCGATGGAGGGGATGGGCGCAACGATCACCATCAATGGGAGCGCGTACGGCGTCGAGCGCGTGTTCCTGCATCCCGGCTACAGGAGCATGCCCGAGGCCTTGGGCCGGGAAGCCCTGGCGACGGGAAATCCCTCCGGAATCCATGCTTTCCTGGCTGCGTCGGATGACATCGCACTGATCAGGCTTGCGACGCCGGTGGATGGTGTCAGGCCGGTAGCGCTCTATCGCGGTGCGGCGGAGGTCACTCAGGTGGTTGCATTGATAGGGAAGGGCGCCACTGGCAATGGTGCAGCAGGGCAGTGGCCGGATGGCCCGCACCGCACATCCCTACGGCGTGCCTACAATGCAGTTACCGGCGGTAACGAGCGCTACATCTGGTACCGGTTCGATCCACCGCCGCACGGGCTGCCCCTTGAGGGTGTGCTTGGCAGTGGCGACAGCGGTGGTCCGCTTGTGGTCAACGACCATGGAACCTGGCAGCTGGTGGGGCTTGGGTCCTGGATCACGGCCGTTCCCGAGCATGCTCTTGAAGCGGGCTTTTACGGCCAGATGGTCCACAACGTACGCGTGTCCCGCTACGTCGACTGGATCGAAAGCGTCCTGGGCTCGATCGACGATACGCCACGTTGA
- a CDS encoding nuclear transport factor 2 family protein — protein MDTEIRQLEEALRIAMLTSDVEALDALIADALIFVGPSGEAFGKQDDLALHRSGRQKLSMAEWQSVEVALHDQTAVALTTAELIGTFDGAAFSGRFRYCRFWGKTAGVWQVLGGSVVALPAAMEAIA, from the coding sequence ATGGACACCGAAATACGGCAACTCGAAGAAGCGCTACGCATCGCGATGCTCACCAGCGACGTGGAAGCGCTGGACGCCTTGATTGCAGACGCCCTGATCTTTGTGGGGCCCTCGGGCGAGGCCTTTGGCAAGCAGGACGATCTGGCGCTGCATCGTTCCGGTCGCCAGAAATTGAGCATGGCCGAGTGGCAATCGGTGGAAGTCGCCCTGCATGATCAGACGGCTGTTGCGCTCACCACGGCAGAACTGATCGGAACCTTCGACGGAGCAGCCTTCTCCGGCCGCTTCAGGTACTGCCGCTTCTGGGGGAAAACGGCCGGCGTCTGGCAGGTGCTGGGCGGCTCGGTTGTCGCTCTGCCCGCGGCAATGGAGGCAATCGCCTAG